The following proteins are co-located in the Solanum pennellii chromosome 8, SPENNV200 genome:
- the LOC107027056 gene encoding mitochondrial inner membrane protein OXA1-like isoform X2 produces the protein MAYRRSLTTRAKFLYQQKGAAPAICYTHDDDRKTYDLHSCENPRVSSFFQTRYARSEINSFNGSKNPFQNRRFFPSHLMIPMNSGSMFTRSMSSSVGGGAEKIEYISEVAELADKAVEAVASQVPAVNEVANAAADSYLPVKALQYLIDYVHIFTGFDWWASIIATTIVIRCITLPLMINQLKATTKFAILKPKLDEINEEMQSRGMAPAAVAEGQQRMQAAMKEHGVTPFTPLKGILIQGPVFVSFFMAISNMVEKVPSFKQGGVLWFTDLTVTDSMYIFPVLTALTFWITVECNAQEGLEGNPSAKTIKNVSRAFAALTIPFTAGFPKVCFIIKYGFSPMSMQDATGLSTTLKHLLLISSSIDVILMCCCIFVNDIVDVISQMQMLLLEPQWTSLEVVNRHGFIKKSSFYPWSCYLKKKPI, from the exons ATGGCTTATCGGCGAAGCTTAACAACAAGAGCTAAGTTTCTTTATCAGCAAAAAGGAGCTGCTCCAGCAATTTGTTACACCCATGATGATGATCGTAAAACCTACGACTTACACAGTTGTGAAAATCCAAGAGTTTCCAGTTTTTTTCAAACCCGTTATGCCAGAAGTGAAATTAACAGTTTTAATGGCTCTAAAAACCCATTTCAAAATCGGAGATTTTTCCCTTCACACCTCATGATTCCGATGAATTCGGGGTCTATGTTTACCAGGAGTATGTCTAGTAGTGTTGGTGGAGGAGCAGAGAAGATAGAGTACATCAGTGAAGTTGCTGAGCTGGCTGATAAGGCTGTTGAAGCAGTAGCTTCTCAAGTTCCAGCAGTGAATGAGGTGGCAAATGCTGCTGCGGACTCGTATTTGCCGGTGAAGGCATTGCAGTATTTGATcgattatgttcatatttttacTGGGTTTGATTG GTGGGCATCAATCATCGCTACAACTATTGTTATTCGATGTATAACTCTACCATTGATGATTAATCAGCTCAAGGCTACTACAAAATTTGCG ATTCTGAAGCCAAAACTGGATGAAATTAACGAAGAGATGCAAAGTAGG GGTATGGCTCCAGCAGCTGTGGCTGAAGGTCAACAAAGAATGCAGGCAGCTATGAAGGA ACATGGAGTTACACCCTTCACTCCCTTAAAAGGAATTTTAATACAAGGGCCAGTCTTTGTCAGTTTCTTTATGGCT ATTTCAAACATGGTGGAAAAAGTCCCTTCTTTCAAGCAGGGGGGAGTATTATGGTTTACTGATTTAACTGTTACAGATAGTATGTACATCTTCCCAGTTTTGACGGCATTGACTTTCTGGATAACGGTGGAG TGCAATGCTCAAGAAGGACTGGAAGGAAATCCTTCAGCTAAAACCATAAAAAATGTCTCACGGGCCTTTGCTGCACTAACTATCCCATTTACTGCTGGTTTTCCCAAG GTATGCTTTATAATAAAATACGGTTTTAGTCCTATGAGCATGCAAGATGCAACTGGATTGTCAACAACATTAAAGCACCTCTTGCTCATAAGTTCAAGCATAGATGTTATTCTGATGTGCTGTTGCATTTTCGTGAATGACATTGTCGATGTGATTAGCCAAATGCAGATGTTGCTATTAGAGCCTCAATGGACTTCACTTGAGGTTGTCAATAGGCACGGTTTCATCAAGAAATCATCATTTTATCCTTGGAGTTGTTATCTTAAGAAAAAGCCTATCTAA